The Leptotrichia sp. OH3620_COT-345 genomic sequence TTTTCTTTTTTCATACTATCCCCTATTTTTTAGTAAACGTTTACGTTATTCTTTTATAAATTATACCTCATCTTTTCAACTTGTCAATACAAAAAAATAATTAAAAATAAATTTATTTAATAATACAAATAAAATAAAAAACTGTAGTATAAGTTTGAAAAAATATTCATTTACATACTTTATCGTTTTCTTTAAAATTAATAAAACAAAATTTTATAATTTCAGAAAATATATGTCTATATACACTTAAATATTATTTTCAACTTATAAGACAGTTTTTCTTTACATTTATTTTTCTTTAATTGCAATTATATATTATCTAACATATCCACTCTTTTCTGATGTCGTCCCCCTTCAAATTCTACTGACAACCATTCTCTGACAATCATTTTTGCCAGTTCCGACCCCACTACTCTTGAACCAAAAGCTAATATATTAGTATCATTATGCTCTTTTGACAGTTTTGCCGAATAAGGCTCGCTACATACAACTGCCCTTATTCCTTTCACCTTATTTGCCGCTATTGAAATTCCGACACCCGTTCCACACATAATTATTCCGCAGTCAAAATTCCCCTTTACAACTTCTTCTGCAACTTTTACTCCATAAACAGGATAATCCGTCCTTTCGCTTGAATAGGCTCCAAAATCTTGTACGTCATATCCTAACTCTTTTAAATAATCAATTATGGTAAGCTTCAGTTCCAAGCCCACATGATCACTTCCAATGGCTATTCTCATATTTTTATTTCCTTTCATTATTTTTTCAATTAAGAAATCGTTTACGTATTATTATACAACATATAAAAATAAAATTTCAATCTTTTTTCCTTATTTCTTATATTTTGAATTTTTAAATTGCATTATTTATAATATAAAATTACTCTGATTTTATAGAATAAAATCTTTATAAAATATATTCTATACATTTGAAATCTCATTTTTTAAAAATTATTTGATTTTTTGATATAATATATTTATAAAAATATTATTCAAAATAAATTTAAAAACTTTTCATTATTTTAGATACTTTAACTTATAAAAATCCGCTTTAAATATTTTATTCCACCATATATCTTAAAAAGAAAAACTGATAAAAATTCGCTCTTAAACCACCTCTTTATAACCATACAGGATAGAAAAAAATGTTTGGGAAATCCTTATGAACAAGCTATAAAAATAGGATTAGAAAAAAAGCTAAAAATGGAAAATACTATAATTTTAAAAATAACAAGGAAAGAAAGTACTTAAGCAATATAAAGCCTTATTTTCAAAATAATATTTTTACTTATGATAAATTTGAAATTATAAAAGGAGTCCCGGATGATGACATTATGTCAGAACATTACACTCCCTTTATTATATACTAAATATAAAAACAGACAGTTATTTAATGACTATTTTTCCAAAGTTAAGACAGATATAAAGTTTAAAAATACAAACTCTACCGTTTTTGCTAAATATAATGATAGTGAAAAACCTAAATTCTTTGAAATAAGTCTTAGAAGAACATATAAAAATTTGGGAAAGACTGTCTTTTAAAATAAGCTCACTTTTAAATTTCATCTATTTTATAAGCAGTAAAATTAACTTTTCTGTTAAAGTAATCTTATAAACCAAAATTAATTCTCCAATTGTAAGCAGTGTATTTTTATTATTATCTTTACTAAATTCCATAATTTGATATATTTCTATATTTTATGAAAAATTCCTAATATAAAACAATAAAATTATGAAGGCAGTAATAAACCCTCATAATTTTATTATAATAGAAAAACTTCCATTTCAAAATAATTTTGCTATTTTTCATTCTTTTTCATTCTTTTTTATCTCTTTTTTCTTTCTATAATTTTTAGAAAACACATCACATTTTTCCTAAAATTTTTTATAGAGAAATTATAATATATGCAGTACACAAAATAAAAATGTATAGAGTTCGTATTTTGAATTTTTTCTATCTTTTAAAACATCTTTTTTCTTTAAAACAATTCTTTCCTTTAAAATGTCTCTATTATTTCAACTATACTTTTTCCTGATAAACCATACTTTTCTTTTACGACTTCCGTCTTTCCCGACTCGGTAAATTTATCCTGTACCCCTATTCTTCTTAATGGAATCCTCACTACACTTTCTCCGACTATTTCCGAAATCAATCCCCCTAATCCTCCATTAATCGTATGATTTTCAATTGTTAAAATACCTTTCATTCCTTCCGCTTCCTTCAGTACCACTTTCTTATCCACCGGTTTTATACTCCTTATATTTAAAAGTTTATTTTTATACCCTTTTTCTTTTAAAAGTTCAAATCCTTCTATTGCCTGTTTTGCCGCAGTTCCTTCAAAAATAAGTAAATAATCATTTCCTTCATTAAATAACATTTCTGAATTTCCCTCGTTAAAGTCTATTTCCTTTTCGTGTATTACAGGAACAACATCTCTGGCTACTCTTATATATATAGGTCCTTTTATTTCCACAGCCCTTTTTATTGCACCTTTTAAATCTTCCAAATCAAGAGGATTAAATACTTTCAGATTAGGCAAAACCCTTGTCAATGCAATATCTTCAAGAGCGTGATGAGAAGCTCCGTCAGATCCGTTATCCATTCCCGAATGTGTTCCTATTATTTTTATATTCAGATTTGCATAACAGGACTGACGTAACTGTGTCCATACAGTTCCTGTTCCGAAAATTGCGAAATTTACATAAAAAGGTACAAAACCTTCTGTCGCAAGTCCGGCAGTTACTCCCAATGAATTCTGTTCCGCTATACCCATTTCGAAGAATCTTTCCGGAAATTTTTTCTGAAATTTGTGTGTAGTTACCGATGAAGCCAAATCACTGTCTATTACAACTATTTTATTATTTTTTTCAGCCTCTTTTATGAGTATGTCTCCTATATAATCTCTCGGTGAAATATATTCATACTTTTTCATTATTTATATCCCCCTTTCAATATCCTGTATCGCAATACTGTATTCTTCATCGGATATAGCACTGCTATGCCATTTCGGATTATTTTCCATAAAGCTGACACCTTTTCCTTTTACAGTATGGGCAATAATAAAAACAGGAGTTTTCTTTGATTTTTCAGAATATTCCAATGCCTTTCCTATTTCTTCAAAATTATGCCCATCTATTTCAAGAACTTCCCATCCGAAAGCTTCAACTTTTGATTTTACAGGCTCCAAATTCATTATTTCATTCACATTGCTTTTTGAAGATAGTTTATTATAATCCAGAAAAACAGTCAGATTATCCAATTTATAATGCGAACCGCTCATTAGAGCCTCCCAAATTTGTCCCTCCTGCATTTCTCCATCCCCTATGACAACATAAACTCTACTGTCATCTTTCTTCAATTTTTTTCCCAAAGCCATGCCCACTCCTATTGATAATCCCTGACCTAAAAGACCTGTATTGGCATCAATTTCAGGAATCTTATTTCTATCGGGATGTCCCTGAAGTCTCGAATTTAAAGTTCTGAAAGTACCTGTTTCTTCCTGAAATATAAATCCCAAATCAAGAAAAACCGCATATAATGCAGGTGTTACGTGACCTTTGGATAAAATCAGTCTACTCCTGTTTTCCTTGTTGAAATCTATTTTATAATTATATAAATAATTCAATATATCTATACAGGATAAAGAACCTCCCGGATGTCCCGCTTTAGCTTTGTAAACCATTTCTATTATGATTTTTCTATACTTTTCGGATTTCTTTTTTAAAAATTCCAAATCATATTTCATAATTCTTTTTCATCTCCTTTATTATCTTCCCAACATTTTTCCTAAATAATAAATTACGAGCCCTAATACTACAAAATCCGTTTCAGGAAAAGTCGTTCCTTTCAGTCCTATAATTTCCATAATAGGATACAACATTGCAGGTCCGACAGCTATTAAAATCCCTGTTACAAATCCTCCTGCAACTGCACCTTTCCAACCGCCGGTAGCATTTCCAAATACTCCCGCTGTGGCTCCTATAAAAAAATATGGAATTGCCACAGGAATAATTACCGTCATTCCTGCCATTGCCAATAAAACCATACATAACAGTCCGCCTACATAAGCTGAAAGAAATCCTACTACTGTCGCAGTCGGTGCATAAGGGAAAACTACAGGACAATCCAATGCAGGCTTAGCATTAGGTATAAGTTTTTCTGAAATTCCTACAAATGCCGGAACTATTTCCCCTAAAAGCATTCTTACTCCTGTAATAATAATGTAAAGAGAAGCGGTAAAAGTTAAGGATTGGAACAGAGGATAAACAAACCAACTTACTCCTCCTGACAATGATTCAACAGCTTCCTTTCCTGCTGCAAATGAAGCTATATAGAAAAATACAATTATTGAAATGCTGACTGAAACGATATAATCTTTAAATATGGAAAGCCAGCCCGGTAATTTCAGTTTTTCAGTGCTTTCTTCAGCATTTCCGACTTTTTCACCTAACCATCCTGACAATGCATAAGCAATAGTTACATAATGTCCCATTGCTATATCGTCATTTCCCGTCACTTTACGCATATAAGGCTGTGCCAGTGCAGGATATAATGCTGCAGCTATACCGAGTATAACTCCCCCCAATATAACAGTAACAGTATCATTCAGATTCAATGCTTTCAACACAACCGTCAGCAGCGCTGCCAGATATAAGTTATGCTGCCCTGTAAGAAAAATATACTTGAATTTTGTAAATCTGGCTACTAATAGATTACATAAAAATCCTAAAACCATTATTAAAGAAACGACTGTTGCAAATTTTGTCTGTGCCAGTGCCGTTACAGCTTCAGCCAAAGGCAGAACCCCTTTCAACCCGAAACCCTTACTGAACAGCTTCTGAAAATTATCCAGTGCCGTCACTGCAATTCCTGCTCCTCCTGCAAATATTAGAAATCCTACTATCGCTTTTAATGTTCCCGTTATAATCTTTTCAGGAGATTTTTTCTGTAAAGTCAATCCTAACAGTGCCATTAGTCCCACTAATATAGGTGCCGATCCTAACAAGTCAAATACTATGATTTTCATTAGTTCCATAATATCCACTCCTTATTTTATATTTTTTACAAATTATCATTTTCATTAAAAAATTTTTCTATTTTTTCTTTCATCTCATTTTTATTCATAAGATCATTTATTCCTATTACATATTTCCCTTCATCTTCCAACTGTTTCACTAAGTCCGCCATTGTTATAATACAGTCCACATTATAATTACTCACTGCACTTAGCACATCGTGTTCCAACTCCAATGGAAAATTATTTTCCCCTATAACCTGCTCGAGTTTTATCCTAAGCATCATGCTGCTTCCCATTCCTGTCCTACAAACAACCAGTCCTCTTTTCATCAGAATCATCTCCTATATTTTCAAAATTAATTAAATATCTGTGTATAATATTTATATTTTTTCCGGTGTTACCTTTACACTTTTCAGCCAGTTCAAAAATTTTACCGTCTTCCACTACTTTTGTAATAAATCTTATAAGGCTAATGTGTTTTTCAGAGTCTAATGCCATTAAAAATATCATATATTTTACAGGATCATTTTCTTTATTACCGAAATTTAAAGGTTTCCTCAATCTTACAAAACTGAATCCATTTTTTCTAACTCCTTCATCAGGACGCACATGTGGAAGAGCTATTCCCTTTGTAATAATATAATACGGACCCTCTCTTTTGGATATTTTCAAGAGACTCTCTATATATTTTTTATCTATATAGCCTTCTTTTATTAATATTTCACCTCCTTTTTCAATTGCCTCCTCCCAATTTTCAGCCTCCAAATCAAGATTTATCAATTTTTTATTTATTTCTTCCATTATCTTTTTTCACCTCATTTCTTATATTGTCTATTAATCTGATTAATGATTTTTCATCCCTTATTTTTTCCGTTTTCTGCCTGAAATCATATTTATCTATCAAATTTATTATATCTTCTATTATTTTTATATTATCTTTCTTTTCCAGTGATGAAAGAAAAAACAAAATTTTAACTTTTTTATTTTCAGGAAAAATTATCGGATATTTCAATACTATAAGTGCCGTTCCCTTGCAATACACGTTTTTATTTATTTCTGCATGAGGTATTGCAACATTTTCAGTAACAACCATATAAGAACCGAAATTCTTTATTAATGATTTTATATCTTCCGAATAATTCATACTAACTTTTCCGTTATTTTTTAAAATTTCAACTCCCTTGTCTATTATTTCTTCCCAACTTTCAATTTTATTTTCTATATATCTTATATTGTGCAAATTCAGATAATCATACAGACTTTCTTTTCTTTTTCCTTCATTATCATTTTTACTGTTATCCGTTTTTACAAGTTGGTTTTTATCAAATAACAAATTTTCAAGAGATTCTGTCAAAGCTTTTTCATTTTTTATTTCTACAAATCCTCTAATACTTTTTAATATTTCAGACACTCCTATTTCCTTTATCTTTTTTTTATTAAAGTAACTGTCAAGTTTTTTTATATCTTCTTCAATCAAAAATGGAGAAACTTTTATAATTTCTATCTTCAGCTTTTCCTGTATACTTTTTTTCAAATTTATAGTCGTTATCATCGCATCATATTCTTTCAGATTTATTTCCGAAAGACCTAAGTATGAAATAAGCTTCAGTTCTTTCAAATCATATTTTTCTTTAAGTTTATACATTAAAATCGTTGTTGTTCCATATCCTCCTGTACACATTAACAAAACTTTTCTGTTCCCCCTATAGTGCTTTTCGGAGATCCGCTCTAGAGATGCTTGAAAATGAACGGCAAATAAGATTATTTCCTCCATTTTAAATTTGATGTCCAATAATTTTTCTATTTTCTTCACTTCTTCCTCTACTACTTTCAATAAATTTTTGTCCAGATGCTCAGATTCATTAAAATATATTTCGGATTCTTCGAGATATATTTTATTTTTAGCTCTGTATATAGCGGGCTTTATATGATTTAAAAGACTTTCCAATAATATTTCATCTTCTGAAAATTTTACTTTTATTTCTTTTTCCAGTTTACAAATCATACTTTTTATTATCAAATTTATTTCTATCCATTTTTCAAACATTTCAGTATTATATGAATAAGAAAAAAATCCCGTCAGATAATCTGCAAGTTGTAGTTTTTCATTTTCATTAAATACTATTTTACTGCTATTTTCTATTAAACTTATATTTTTAAGTATAATTTCATATTCTTTAGTAGACTTTATAAAATCTCTATTTAACATTTTCATATTAATACTTTTTCCGGAAATTATTCTAAAAATACTTATAAGTATGTACGAATAGAAAAAACTGTAAAATTCACTTTTAGGCAGTTTCCCTTCTGAGATTTTTTCTAAAAAAATTTTTACATATTTTTTATTTCCGGAAAAAATATTTTTCCCCATAAATTCCGTCACAATATTGTTATTTATTTTCAGCATCATATTTCCTATATATTTTAGAGAGATCTCTACAAGAATTTTCCGTATTTCCACTTCATCATTAATTTCTGAAAAAGTCCTCCG encodes the following:
- a CDS encoding BglG family transcription antiterminator; amino-acid sequence: MIINIRTVEIYNYILKNPGKTLKEVARYMNINNRKIRYEIENLNFLLSMNKINCKILNSAGKISIEKNSETLKFGKILSLLERPSQEQRRDLIIFKYLLDEKTNIKKLSDEFKVSRTTIKKDLKYIEEKLRRTFSEINDEVEIRKILVEISLKYIGNMMLKINNNIVTEFMGKNIFSGNKKYVKIFLEKISEGKLPKSEFYSFFYSYILISIFRIISGKSINMKMLNRDFIKSTKEYEIILKNISLIENSSKIVFNENEKLQLADYLTGFFSYSYNTEMFEKWIEINLIIKSMICKLEKEIKVKFSEDEILLESLLNHIKPAIYRAKNKIYLEESEIYFNESEHLDKNLLKVVEEEVKKIEKLLDIKFKMEEIILFAVHFQASLERISEKHYRGNRKVLLMCTGGYGTTTILMYKLKEKYDLKELKLISYLGLSEINLKEYDAMITTINLKKSIQEKLKIEIIKVSPFLIEEDIKKLDSYFNKKKIKEIGVSEILKSIRGFVEIKNEKALTESLENLLFDKNQLVKTDNSKNDNEGKRKESLYDYLNLHNIRYIENKIESWEEIIDKGVEILKNNGKVSMNYSEDIKSLIKNFGSYMVVTENVAIPHAEINKNVYCKGTALIVLKYPIIFPENKKVKILFFLSSLEKKDNIKIIEDIINLIDKYDFRQKTEKIRDEKSLIRLIDNIRNEVKKDNGRNK
- a CDS encoding transketolase family protein, encoding MKKYEYISPRDYIGDILIKEAEKNNKIVVIDSDLASSVTTHKFQKKFPERFFEMGIAEQNSLGVTAGLATEGFVPFYVNFAIFGTGTVWTQLRQSCYANLNIKIIGTHSGMDNGSDGASHHALEDIALTRVLPNLKVFNPLDLEDLKGAIKRAVEIKGPIYIRVARDVVPVIHEKEIDFNEGNSEMLFNEGNDYLLIFEGTAAKQAIEGFELLKEKGYKNKLLNIRSIKPVDKKVVLKEAEGMKGILTIENHTINGGLGGLISEIVGESVVRIPLRRIGVQDKFTESGKTEVVKEKYGLSGKSIVEIIETF
- a CDS encoding PTS sugar transporter subunit IIB: MKRGLVVCRTGMGSSMMLRIKLEQVIGENNFPLELEHDVLSAVSNYNVDCIITMADLVKQLEDEGKYVIGINDLMNKNEMKEKIEKFFNENDNL
- a CDS encoding PTS ascorbate transporter subunit IIC, giving the protein MELMKIIVFDLLGSAPILVGLMALLGLTLQKKSPEKIITGTLKAIVGFLIFAGGAGIAVTALDNFQKLFSKGFGLKGVLPLAEAVTALAQTKFATVVSLIMVLGFLCNLLVARFTKFKYIFLTGQHNLYLAALLTVVLKALNLNDTVTVILGGVILGIAAALYPALAQPYMRKVTGNDDIAMGHYVTIAYALSGWLGEKVGNAEESTEKLKLPGWLSIFKDYIVSVSISIIVFFYIASFAAGKEAVESLSGGVSWFVYPLFQSLTFTASLYIIITGVRMLLGEIVPAFVGISEKLIPNAKPALDCPVVFPYAPTATVVGFLSAYVGGLLCMVLLAMAGMTVIIPVAIPYFFIGATAGVFGNATGGWKGAVAGGFVTGILIAVGPAMLYPIMEIIGLKGTTFPETDFVVLGLVIYYLGKMLGR
- the rpiB gene encoding ribose 5-phosphate isomerase B; its protein translation is MRIAIGSDHVGLELKLTIIDYLKELGYDVQDFGAYSSERTDYPVYGVKVAEEVVKGNFDCGIIMCGTGVGISIAANKVKGIRAVVCSEPYSAKLSKEHNDTNILAFGSRVVGSELAKMIVREWLSVEFEGGRHQKRVDMLDNI
- a CDS encoding PTS sugar transporter subunit IIA, which translates into the protein MEEINKKLINLDLEAENWEEAIEKGGEILIKEGYIDKKYIESLLKISKREGPYYIITKGIALPHVRPDEGVRKNGFSFVRLRKPLNFGNKENDPVKYMIFLMALDSEKHISLIRFITKVVEDGKIFELAEKCKGNTGKNINIIHRYLINFENIGDDSDEKRTGCL
- a CDS encoding transketolase, with amino-acid sequence MKYDLEFLKKKSEKYRKIIIEMVYKAKAGHPGGSLSCIDILNYLYNYKIDFNKENRSRLILSKGHVTPALYAVFLDLGFIFQEETGTFRTLNSRLQGHPDRNKIPEIDANTGLLGQGLSIGVGMALGKKLKKDDSRVYVVIGDGEMQEGQIWEALMSGSHYKLDNLTVFLDYNKLSSKSNVNEIMNLEPVKSKVEAFGWEVLEIDGHNFEEIGKALEYSEKSKKTPVFIIAHTVKGKGVSFMENNPKWHSSAISDEEYSIAIQDIERGI